In Solanum lycopersicum chromosome 5, SLM_r2.1, the following are encoded in one genomic region:
- the LOC101266512 gene encoding protein NDL1-like translates to MSDSSSDSISLDVETIYLGGKEHIVRTRCGSVSVIVYGDQEKPALITYPDLALNHLSCFQGLFFCPEAASLLLHNFCIYHINPPGHELGAAAICSESPVPSVDDLTDQIVEVLNYFGLGAVMCMGVIAGAYILTLFAIKHKERVLGLILVSPLCRAPSWTEWFYNKVMSNLLYFYGMCGVLEEFLLHRYFSKEVRGSADVPESDIAQACRRLLDERQKMNVWRFLQAVDGRPDITDGLKTLKCRTLIFVGDDSPFHAEALHMTSKLDQRLSALVEVQACGSMVTEEQPHAMLIPMEFFLMGYGLYRPNQFNGSPRSPLSPSCIAPELLSPESMGLKLKPIKTRIASKMHGA, encoded by the exons ATGTCTGATTCAAGCAGTGATTCCATTTCCCTCGACGTTGAGACAATCTATCTTGGTGGAAAG GAGCATATTGTACGTACTCGATGTGGTTCTGTGTCGGTTATAGTTTATGGGGACCAAGAGAAGCCGGCACTGATCACTTACCCTGATCTCGCACTAAATC ATTTGTCATGTTTCCAAGGTCTCTTCTTCTGTCCAGAAGCAGCTTCTTTGCTGCTCCACAATTTTTGCATTTACCACATTAATCCTCCTGGGCATGAG TTGGGAGCTGCAGCAATTTGTTCAGAGAGTCCTGTACCATCAGTTGATGATTTAACAGACCAGATAGTTGAGGTTCTTAATTATTTTGG GCTTGGAGCAGTGATGTGTATGGGAGTAATTGCTGGTGCTTACATACTCACCTTATTTGCC ATAAAGCATAAGGAACGCGTTCTTGGTTTGATTCTTGTTTCCCCTTTATGCAGAGCACCCTCTTGGACTGAATGGTTTTACAATAAG GTCATGTCAAATTTACTATACTTCTATGGGATGTGTGGTGTTCTCGAAGAGTTTCTGCTGCACCGCTACTTCAGCAAG GAAGTTCGTGGATCTGCAGATGTTCCAGAATCAGATATAGCTCAAGCATGCAGAAGG TTGCTAGATGAGAGGCAGAAGATGAATGTTTGGCGATTTCTTCAAGCCGTTGATGG GAGACCTGATATCACAGATGGATTAAAAACACTCAAATGTCGAACCCTCATATTTGTCGGGGATGATTCTCCTTTCCATGCAGAGGCTCTCCATATGACTTCTAAATTAGATCAAAGATTAAGCGCCCTAGTTGAG GTACAAGCGTGTGGATCTATGGTGACAGAAGAACAGCCACATGCTATGTTAATACCAATGGAGTTTTTCCTCATGGGGTATGGACTATACAGACCAAATCAGTTCAATGGCAGCCCTAGAAGTCCTCTCAGTCCATCTTGCATCGCTCCTGAACTTCTTTCTCCAGAAAGCATGGGCTTAAAACTAAAACCTATTAAGACTCGGATTGCATCGAAGATGCATGGcgcataa